In Parvivirga hydrogeniphila, one genomic interval encodes:
- a CDS encoding phosphate ABC transporter substrate-binding protein gives MHRVLALIVASALTVSLAGCSNGSHASDQVIVTGSTTIQPIAEVAKEGFERTHPGVRILVSGVGSSAGIENVIAGTADIGTSSRDLKGDELHAGLVDTPIAYDAIAVIVNPSNPVDGLTKAQVKAIFEGRITNWKQVGGPDMEIGLVNRDEASGTREAFFKIVLDKERFDPTAVVLPGTGQVRSVVAQAPSAIGYISLGFVTPEVKALAIDGVEPSEEAVVNGRYPISRVLHFLTRGEPTGLVKEFIDYVLSPEVQEDVVRDAGFIPVTAKDAHQ, from the coding sequence GTGCATCGTGTCCTCGCGCTGATCGTGGCGAGCGCGCTTACGGTCTCGCTTGCGGGCTGCTCGAACGGGAGCCACGCGTCCGACCAGGTGATCGTGACCGGTTCGACCACCATCCAGCCCATCGCGGAAGTCGCCAAAGAGGGGTTCGAGCGTACGCATCCCGGCGTGCGCATCCTCGTAAGCGGCGTCGGGTCCTCGGCGGGCATCGAGAACGTCATCGCGGGCACCGCTGACATCGGCACGTCCTCCCGCGACCTCAAAGGCGACGAGCTTCACGCGGGGCTCGTGGACACGCCGATCGCCTACGACGCGATCGCCGTCATCGTCAACCCGTCGAATCCGGTGGACGGTCTGACGAAGGCGCAGGTCAAGGCCATCTTCGAGGGCAGGATCACCAACTGGAAGCAGGTGGGCGGGCCAGATATGGAGATCGGGCTCGTGAACCGTGACGAAGCGTCCGGAACGCGGGAGGCGTTCTTCAAGATCGTGCTGGACAAGGAGCGGTTCGATCCGACGGCCGTGGTGCTGCCGGGCACCGGGCAGGTGCGTTCGGTGGTCGCGCAGGCTCCGAGCGCTATCGGGTACATCTCGCTCGGATTCGTGACCCCGGAGGTGAAGGCGCTTGCGATCGACGGCGTCGAACCGTCCGAGGAGGCGGTCGTGAACGGACGCTACCCGATCAGCCGCGTGCTGCACTTCCTCACCCGCGGCGAGCCGACAGGGCTCGTGAAAGAGTTCATCGACTACGTGCTCTCACCCGAGGTGCAGGAAGACGTGGTTCGCGATGCAGGCTTCATCCCGGTGACCGCGAAGGACGCACACCAGTGA